CATCTGGAGAAAACGACTGCCAACAAAACGTAATGCCCCCCTGGGACCAAAGCTGCAAGAGAGAAAGTCCGTTGTGatatgcagaatttttaatctattcaaTTCAAGAAtcttccttaacatacagtgctataaCTCCACCAATTTAATCcgccctatcactgcaatataatttgaacTCTGGTATGACATTATCCCATTTGTTGTTTCTCCCCTGCTGATCCAATTCCTTGAAAAGTTTTGTTCTCTtcacaaattctgttgcttccatCCCTTTTGGCACCGATAGATTTTCACCCACTCCTTCTACTTGTCAAAAGGATTCTGGAggttttctttcatattttaatACCCTTTGTGAACTGGGATCTGTTGATGCCATTAAGTAAATCTGGAGgactatggaaaaagaagccagcagatcaatataacatcattgaagataccgcatgtaaacaaattgcccgacacaggccgtgtttcgcccaccaagggttgcgtcaggggctacagtaAACAAACAccatctagcaggtgagggggggagagagctgggggaggccccagagaaGAGCAggtcggagaaggagagggaggagagaaaagaggtaatggagatctggtgtcagaggaggaggacagtgactcttcagaggaggaagattttcACGGACTAtttcaggatccagaggacccgaccagTGGCCTGATTAAAAGGGTGAGGAAGATAAAAAGTACAGaaaaggaggtggtggagttggggaAGCGGGTTAAgatggcaaaagccctgtgcaaactagccccagtggagcaccACAAGACctatacaaaggaggtaacccATTTACTTAAGCTTCTTCCtaagaaagaacatttgctggagGTGTTACTGGAAATGTTACAGTTCCAAAATGATGTTTAAGATTAGAGGGGAAGTAAATacactaaatttgaattaattacattaacctgcattgtacgtttaggaacatgtgcttaaagcatttggagcttgcacatgtgaggacatgtgcttttcaccaatataaaggccagatagttaactttaaaaagaaaatgtttatttctaatacaGGCAAGATAACAAATTTACAATAGAGAGGCAATTTTagagaggatcttttaccaatggaagtatgctacaaaataacagATTACTCAccaattttaattaattttttaatatcttttatagcccctgaagcagcccagttgggcgaaacacggcctgtgtcgggctgtttgtactcatataaatattgttgtattgtttaaataaattgcacttgattgtaaatgaagctggataactcacattgatggaggctgctatggagagtgatgcaggagatccttgctggaacaggaagtttctttgtagatttgctgtctgatggagcttgaagccgtttctttcaggtggatgtgatgtccagcttgagaagtcaggattccaggagattctagcttgcttttagatttaatcacttcagggcagcggcgactaggacaggagcatcaggaacagccaggaagaactctccttctaaagaaagagcccctgcttttaaagtgtctgaactgggcatttatcgtcaggtggttgcccttggtccaattagaaagctcctgggtagctgaattctgggcatctggctttgagatggagcatggcaacaggtcacattctcaatgacatcacaagacttcctgcctggacatctgctagtccattgtctgagagtgattgagcttagatgggcttaggacatggaaatagcttctcacctgtgtggattctctggtgtctggtcagtgtttccttcgcaataaagcttttaccacactcagtacatgtaaacggcttctcacctgtgtggattctctggtgtctggtcagtgtattcttctcagtaaagcttttaccacactcagtacatgtaaacggcttctcacctgtgtggattctatggtgtatggtcagtgtttccttcgcaataaagcttttaccacactcagtacatgtaaacggcttctcacctgtgtggattctctggtgtctggtcagtgtattcttctcagtaaagcttttaccacactcactacatgtaaatggcttctctcctgtgtgtctTCTCTGATGTCTGGTCAGTTtactcttctcagtaaagcttttaccacactcactacatgtaaatggattctctcctgtgtgtcttctctggtgtttggtcagtgttttcttctcagtaaagcttttaccacactcactacatgtaaatggattctctcctgtgtgtcttctctggtgtttggtcagtgttttcttctcagtaaagcttttaccacactcactacatgtaaacagattctcacctgtgtggattctctggtgtatggtcagtttactcttctcagtaaagcttttaccacactcactacatgtaaatggattctctcctgtgtgtcttctctggtgtttggtcagtgttttcttctcagtaaagcttttaccacactcactacatgtaaacagattctcacctgtgtgaattctctggtgtctggtcagtcttttcttctcagtaaagcttttaccacactcactacatgtaaacagattcacccctgtgtggattctctggtgtttggtcagtgttttcgtctcagtaaagcttttataacactcagtacatgtaaacggcttctctcctgtgtgaattctctggtgtctggtcagtcttttcttctcagtaaagcttttaccacactcactacatgtaaatggcttttctcctgtgtggattttctgatgTATAGTCAGATTTCCCATTACGCTAAATCTTtttccacactcagtacatgtaaatggcttttctcctgtgtggattctctgatgtatggtcagtgttttcttctcagtaaagcttttaccacactcagtacatgtaaacggcttctcacctgtgtggattctctggtgtttggtcagtttttgcttctcagtaaagcttttataacactcagtacatgtaaacggcttctcacctgtgtggattctctgatgtatggtcagtgttttcttctcagtaaagcttttaccacagtcagtacatgtaaatggcttctctcctgtatggattttctggtgtctgATCAGTTTTCCTCTTAGTacttaaagcttttaccacagtcacTACATGGAAATCGCTCAATGATGTGGATTCTCTTGTGTGTTGTGAGGTGTTCtttttgactgaagcttttattacagtcAGTACAAGTAAATGGGTTCATTCCAGTGTCAGTTTTTGGGTGGTCTCGGAGACTGTCTgtagtgaagcttttaccacacatgGTAGAGGTAAATGGTTTCACTACTGAATTAAGCCTCTTGGGCATTGTGAGGTTTCCTTTCCAACAAGCACTTATACCACTGTCAGCACAAGTATATAATCTCTCATTTTTCTTGATTTCCTGGTATTTTGAGAGTGTTGCCttcctgcaaaatattttttcagatttaGTAGAAGTGTCCGGTTCCCCAGCAGTTTGAGCTTTTTGGTGATCTATGACTGCTTCCTCTTGACTAAAGCTTTTCTGACATTCAGCACTTGAAACTGATCTCTGTCCTTGGTGGAAATTTTCTTCCTTGTTGGAGCTTTTCTCACATccaggacatgaagatattctctcatcagtgatgtttttcttatattttataatGTCTGCTTTGTTCGTAAAGCTTTTCCCATATTCTGGTAACTGTACACATTCTagtttctttattagttttcttGGGTTGCATTAGCTCTTTCTTCCTATTGAAACCTTTCCCACATTCAGAACCTgtaaaatgtttctcttttaGGACTGTTTTCTGTTGTCCTTCTAGTTCTCTCTTTAGACTGACATTTTCCCCATTGTCCGTACATGtagatggtctctcttcagtatcaGATCTAAGAAGTGATTTTAGAACAAAATAATTGCTGAGGAATATCTGACAAATATCACAGGAACAGCTTTGATCTCTCATCtggtttctctcctcttcccctgcctgtTTGAGATTACTGATACTGTTTTCACACAGAGCTGAGCCTCCTGgtgaaggtttttgtttattttgattcttttccttttctccccagtcagaacTGGAAGAAGTTTTCTCTTTGTCTctttctgataacatcttttccccttcaggcttctcactgagcttccagttatgtgtctctgtattactgtttttagggtcctctttttcttaaaagtaaaaaaaaagagcattgtgTATTATTGTAGGAAAAGACATAAAAACAATCTTACAATCCAAACGTATCACAGGCACAAAACAGCAATGATGAGCCAGTAATTATTAAATTGTAAAATGGACAAACAATCCACCTAAAGCCGCCtagataaacttttttttatatatttttaagggaGGGGTTTGTGGGGTGCTATGTGTTTTTTATTCTTAGTTATTTCTGTTTATCTTTAGGGGGTTTGTTTGTCCATTTTACAATTTTACCCCTGAATGCCGAAACATGTTGGGCTGACGAACTAATAGAAAAAGTACTTTGGACTTAGATTTTCCACTACTTATAAGGCTGTTTTGATTCCTTAAAGGATTTTAAGAAATAATTACCGGCTTCTCATTGCTGGTTTGTTATTGTAAGAGAAGAACAATTTAACAAGTTTAAGGGTCATAGGGTTGCCATGTGGAAATCAGCACTACCGTCCGGCATACACAAAGTTTGCCGTGTGCCATTTTCCAtgtcagaaaacatttttctactTTGTAGCGTGGGTTCATGGTGTAGGTGCGTCTGGCGGTAATTGcgcactgtccgattaccgctGCGTTAAAATGTGAACCTGCTCAGGCATTAAATGGCTGCAAAAAACAGATAGGCAACCGATccacaaaatccaacgtggaaacaaGCACAGCAGATCAGTcaatgatatggttcaaaactttattctaGAGTCATTgcccaacacagactgtgtttcgcccaccagggctgcgtcaggggctttaaATTGAAACCAAGTTTCAAACCGaagcaaaaaaaaacagtgtgatGCCTTCTTCCAAGGTGAACCCAAGAAATTCACTCCGTGGACCGCGTGTATATGCTGCAGGTCCACGGAGTGCATTTATTGGGTTCACCTTGGAAGAAGGCATCACGCTGATTTTTTGCTTCAGTTTTGAACTcattaaatggctgcatgcaGATTTCTGTTTTAGCAGACGGCTATTTAGGCCTCCATTTAAAACAAAGCCAAttccacacgcccacactaccaagCGCCACTTACAtgtgcggaggagtggcctagtggttagggtggtggactttggtcctgaggaactgaattcgattcccggcacaggcagctccttgtgactctgggcaagtcacttaaccctccattgccccatgtaagccgcattgagcctgccatgagtgggaaagcgcggggtacaaatgtaatacacAGACCCCTTTACATTCCCTCGAAGCAGAAAATACAACATatccatgctgatgattaccagaGATGCAGATAGAACAGATGATGTCACTCAAGCTGATATTTAAAAGCTCCTTGTTGGTCTTCCCACATCGATATAACAGCCATCAGAGTCTTGATCCTGTCTCCAATGGTGGCCAGTCTGGTCACAAATGCCTGTCAGAgcccaaaaagtagatctatttctcatgGTTCATTTTTCACTGACGAGCAATGGCTCTGcgaaggggcagactcaagaagaatgtcaggaagtattttttcacggagagagtagtggatgcttggaatgccctcccgcgggaggtggtggagatgaaaacggtaacggaattcaaacatgcgtgggataaacataaaggaatcctgtgcagaaggaagggattctcaggagcttagcctagaatgggtggcagagctggtgattgggaggcggggctagtgctgggcagacttatacggtctgtgccctgaagaggacagtacaaataaaaaagtagcacatacgaatttatcttcttgggcagactggatggaccgtacaggtctttttctgccgtcatctactatgttactatgttacctgactACAAATATTTTTATGGAATTTCCTCTTTTGAACCCCTCTATCGTAGTTcctttgaccacatcctctggtacaaCGAACAACTTAATTATGCACTGCAGGTAAAACAACCTTTCTACATTCTCTTAGGCTTCCGTGGCAGGCGTCATGTTGTGGTTGTTCGGGTCTTGCCTTGTCTGAGTAAACGTAATCAATGTTTCATTTATTGTACTGtgattttcttcttcttcttttgtttttttttatatttttattgagaGAAGTTGAACCATCTTAATAAATTGAGGGCTAAAATTGAACCATTTTAACACATGAAAAAGATAAGgccattcaattctatcaattGCTTTTTTGGCATCAAGTGAAACAGCTACATAAGGTTCTTTGATATTTTCTGTAAATGCGagaatattccaacagtcttGAGTTATCATTAGCCAATCTATTAGGAGTGAAACCGTTCTGGTCTCTATGTATAAGCTCAGGGAGTGTGTTTTGTAGGCGTAGAGCCAggatttttgcatatattttgttGTCAATATTTATTAATGAAGTAGGGCGATAGTTCGCAACTTTACTTAAATCTCTATCGAGTTTTGGAATGACAATTATAGTGAATTGGAAAAAGGAACCAGATTGCTGATTATTAGAGATTAAAGATTTATAGATAATATCCAATTTGGGGATCAATAAATCTGCAAATTTTGGTAAAATTCGGCAGTAAAGCCATCATTCCCAGGAGATTTCCCTTTGGGAAGAGAtttacgttgggtgaagaaaaattttctccgatttgttttaaatttactacactgtagtttcatcgcatgccccctagtcaggcCAGAAACAGAGCCAAACCTGAACCAAACTCACACCAGAAATAGTACCTGGCAATTAAAGTCTGAATATACTTATATAACAATCATCAGCTGCAAGAAAGTAACATTCAAAACAACAGCTCCTGGCAATAACTATAAACAGTGCgggttcttgaccggtctggagggtctagaggaaagaaaattagcaggtaagatctaatttcaccttcctcagtgaccctccagaccggtcaagacttgggacgtaccaaagcagtaaacatctaTGGGCAGGACCCCCGAAGgacagaggtcaaaactgctgcacCAAAACTTGCCTCTTCCTttgcatgcacatcaatcctataatgtttcacaaaggaatgtaaggaagaccaaacagccgCCCGACAAATATCCAGCGGAGGGATCGTACTATTTTCCGCCCAGAAGGCCCCCACTCCCCTAGTGGAGTGAGCTGTAAATACCTGAGGTACCTCACGACCCTTCAATAAATAGGCAGATGCAATCGCCTCCTTTAACCACCGGGCTATAGTTGCCTTGGAAGCGGCTGCACCCTTCCTGGCCCCGCCATACAGAACAAACAACCGATCCGAAGTCCTGAACTCCTGAGTTCTCTTTAGATAACAACGTAATACCTGCCGAACATCAAGCT
This genomic interval from Microcaecilia unicolor chromosome 1, aMicUni1.1, whole genome shotgun sequence contains the following:
- the LOC115460717 gene encoding oocyte zinc finger protein XlCOF6-like, encoding MPPRGRLYALSRDESAAMRDYIQDNLHFINFIFRDLLYSSVIVYLDDILIFSASPLDHPGHVRTVLQRLRDHRLFAKTSHWHPAPKKILVPDSDPDPEFEIFLSNYFVLKSLLRSDTEERPSTCTDNGENVSLKRELEGQQKTVLKEKHFTGSECGKGFNRKKELMQPKKTNKETRMLLRGKLIRHQKIHTGEKPFTCTDCGKSFTEKKTLTIHQRIHTGEKPFTCTECYKSFTEKQKLTKHQRIHTGEKPFTCTECGKSFTEKKTLTIHQRIHTGEKPFTCTECGKRFSVMGNLTIHQKIHTGEKPFTCSECGKSFTEKKRLTRHQRIHTGEKPFTCSECGKSFTEKKRLTRHQRIHTGENLFTCSECGKSFTEKKTLTKHQRRHTGENPFTCSECGKSFTEKSKLTIHQRIHTGENLFTCSECGKSFTEKKTLTKHQRRHTGENPFTCSECGKSFTEKKTLTKHQRRHTGENPFTCSECGKSFTEKSKLTRHQRRHTGEKPFTCSECGKSFTEKNTLTRHQRIHTGEKPFTCTECGKSFIAKETLTIHHRIHTGEKPFTCTECGKSFTEKNTLTRHQRIHTGEKPFTCTECGKSFIAKETLTRHQRIHTGEKL